The Rattus norvegicus strain BN/NHsdMcwi chromosome 2, GRCr8, whole genome shotgun sequence nucleotide sequence CGTTCCTCAAACCAGAGGCAAAAGTTCACCTAGCATAGCATTTAGTCCTGATACCAGGGCGGGGCAGGGGCTGTTTTGACAGCTAAGAAACTCAGCCAAAGCTTGTGGTTCTTGAAAAGCATAATTGGCAGCTCTACCTGCACCCCAAGAGTTCACAGCTGTTTGCTACATAAGCCCTGGTTGTCTGCCTTCTTGTGAATCTCCCTCCTCAGGTCCTTTTAGGTAGAGTTGGGATAACCTACTACAGGAGCCGAGTCAGGCTGAGGACTGTTAGGAAGGATTTGGACACACCAGGCAACCATTTCTCCATTCAGGGTTTGTCTTAAATTATCAATATTTTTGTCTTAAATTatcaatatttttcattttgtgttcAATTGTCCTACGTCCACAAACAGATTCTCTGACTAATCTGAAGTATCTTTTTTGAGTAGTCTGCCCCCATGCATTATTCATGCAAGCCCGCTCACATTCCTCTGCCTCTTTTAAAAAgtctcacaacacacacatacacactcatacacacatacaccacacagacacacacactcacacactcttacATATACCATACTTAAACattgacacacaccacacacacacacacacattcacacaacacacatatgctcacatacacagatacaataTACTCCACACACATTCCCCCCACattcagacacactcacatatacgCACAGTCccatataccatatacacattgacacacaccacacatacacatgtacactcacacacaaatacatatacactcactccccccacatgcaaacacactcacatatacacatatgctcaaacacactcacatatacacatatgctcaaacacactcacagatacacacacacacgcacacacacgcacatgcacacacacacagttttcaaTTATACCTGGCTTCCCCCATTTCGCTCAAGCCCGGCATGCTGTCAACTGCAGTTCACAGCAACCTCAGGTTAGAAGAAGCAGGTGATCTGAGACCctcaacacacagaaaaaaatgtcaaaaccATACCAGATTCCTCTGGCATCAGGCCAGTCACGGGCCATCCCAGCGCATGTTAGTAAAGGGGACACTGGCTTATCAAACAGAAAGTGGTCCTGTGGGCCAGAAGGGACAAAGCAGAGAGATGAGCCTGTGAACCTAGGTATGGGCCAGGTGATCAGGTTTCAACTGACAGATGAAGAGGCCCCTGGCAGTGTGTCTCAGGTTTCATTGTGAGCTGCAGCACCTTGggagcttttaaaaacaaaaacaccaatgtCCAGAGCTCACACCGAGATGAGATATCAAGTAGAGGTTCTTCTAGACAGAATCTCTAACAAGCGGGAGCCCCTGGAGACAGGAGAGGTTAGTTGGAGAAAGCCACTGTCCAGAGGGAAGCTCGTCCATAAACCGAAAGCCAGAGGGCTGCTTAAGACAGATACAGGCTTGCTCGGTAGTGGCAGGCGGGAGGGTGGCAGAGTCTACACAGTGAAGATAGAGGAGCGCCAACTAGATAACTGCCCTGTGAGGCTCGGAAAGGGGATGCTCCAGATGTCTTCTGAGATAAAggactctcttttcttcttttctcagaTTTTTATATAAACGTTATTTTTGAAAATAACCGCCCCTTTACAATTTGTAATAGAGAGGAATAAAAGGACCCGAGtccaacacttgagaggctgagtcAAGaggagtgagtttgaggccagcgtacactacatactgagaccctgtttcaCAAAACCCAAAAGGACTGCATTTTATCTACCCTGGAGCCAGCCAGAAGCCCACAGGCGCGCTGAGGCAGCAAGGAGTGTCTGTAGGCAGCTCCGGCTGGCGCTGAACCAGTCAGAGAAAGCATCTTAATTTCCTGCCCGGAtcctctcagcctccagagttcTCTTAGGGTATGGCACTGGCATCATTCTTTAAGCAGGAGTAGATTTCTTTCCATGACTGGTTGATTTCACTTATTCATAGGTGGCAGGAGGCAGAGCCCCCAATCACCTCCACCCTCCCGTGCCAAGCCCAGCATACTGGAGTTTCCTCTTCAGACTTTAGCCATGGCTTGACACGATTTAAAGCTTCACATGTACTGGATCTAGCTGCTTCCACAtgtgtgtagcagatgtgcagctcggtCTTCGTGCAGGTTCCTCAACAACTGGAGGGGTGCTGTCCCGTAATCTGTGGCCTGCCTGTGGGTCCTGTTCCTTTAACTGGACTGCCTTGCTTGGCGTCAGTGGAAGTGGCACCTAGTCCTACAGTGACTTGATGGGCTAGGATGGGGTGATACGCGGGCTCCCTCTTGAGAAGACCCAGGCCAGTTTCAGCCCTGCCGGACTAACTGTAAGTGGGGCATAGTCAGAAGTGGGGCTCCAACCTCTTTCCAGGTAGCCACTGGGTGATTTTTCACCTACTCACATCGATGAGCCGTTGTTGATCCTGCTCTGTCATCTCAGACAGCTTGTAGTAGCGACCAGCCAGATCCCCTTTGAGGCCCTCCAGGGCAGTAATGGCCACATTCTCCACCTCCCTTCTTTCTGCCCgagagcaggcaggaggcaggctcaGCCCGCGGATGCTGCGGCCAGTGCGTACCCGAGAGGACAACACATAGCGTTCATCAAACTGCCCGTGAGTGATCTGCCGGGTGGAGCAGAGTGGAGGGTCACCATGGCAGCCACAGAGCACAGTCCCCTGACCCACAGCTTGCCTGGAAATCTCACGGCATTGCATCACAGGGAGTCTGGAGACAGACCTCCAACCCTGGGGCTTAATCTTAACTAAGGTGGGATTTGGAGTAGGTGGTTTTAGTTGCGGTAAAATTCTGTAGGAAAGTTTAAAGTCCCCATCAATTAATTGTCCCCCAGAGTGTCTTAAAGGAAGTTATTAACcgtccttccccccacccccaggataCATGATGGAGGTAGGGCGTCTTAGACCTTCCAGGTACATTTCATTGAGGGGGCAGCTCTTAGCTCCCCGCTTCTGCCTGTGAATTCAGGAAATCCTGCATTATGGGGGAAAGAAGTGGAGCCTGGAGCCTACCTTGGATGCATCCAGGTCAGTAGGATGCTTCATCACCCTAGGGTCATAGCCATTGTGCCTTAACTTGATGACAGGATCAAAAAGGTCAGCAAACACCTACAAGCAAGAATATTCTATAACTGGCTCGCCTGTCAGCAAAGGACTCTTGCTTTCACCTGTCCCCTTCCTCCTTGAGGGCTCAAGGGTCAGGTTTGATGGCGTTCTTTGAAATTCTCAATGCTACCATGCATAGACTAATAGAGAAGAATGGAAAGAATAAATGTAcacaagaaacaaacacacaaacaattgTTCTGTGGCACCTCCTTTTTGAGAGAGAACTGGGTGCTGGACTCTGTATTTAATCTCTTCCCTAAGGATTCTGACAAACCACTAGGTGAGAAAATCTGGTGGTTAAGAACTCATTTTCTGCTTTGTGAGCTAAAAGAAGCCACCAGCTCATGGGCTAAGCACATTTTGGGATCAGAAGAAAAAATCGAGCTGTAAGACTCAAAGGAAAGCATGAAGTCTGTCGGGAAACCCAGCTGGACAAAGCAAGGGTCCCTTACCGAATCAGGACCTGTCTAGACCCAAACCAAAATGAACCACATAGGCATGGGCAGTCTTTAGCTCAAATACAGCCAAGAGAAGCTGTGTTTCATTACAGACTACTCTACAGCCTTAGATGCTATGGGCAGTGGGAAGAAGGACATTGGGACCAAAGAGGCAGCTTTAGTCTGAGTCTCTGTTATAAGCTAATGGACTGCCATTTTGTTTATTCAGATTGCCCCTTCTTGTCCCTTGACAGCTGCTTTTCTGAGATTTAGTTCTATGACAGAAGAGTGAAAAGAGCTGAGGGAGTCAGGCTGCGGGACTCTGTTACAATGAAGAAGCTTCTCTGTGTAGATGGATGTAGAACTGAGTTCTGTTACCAGCAGACACTGCTTCTCAGCACCAAGAATCCAAGAAACTTGGTGAACCCAGGAATTTGTGCTACAGTAATAGAAAGATAAGTCTCCAAACTATAGACCCACAGTCCACCCAATAATTCCCGAAACAAACACTTCAATGTATTTCTGACGAATATACACCATtcgattttatttaatttttctgtacCAACACAGCCTTTAAAGCTTAGAGAGCTCTGTCATGCCACTAACCTCTCTTTGAGGAAGGACAATGGCATGTTAGCAAAGAAAGCATCATCCCTAGGAAGCTATACATCTCGTAATCCCAGAAAGGATTCCCAGTGGTTCTAAAGGAGTTGACTTCTTTTATTGGAGTCCTTCCTGAGAATGCAAAAGCTGACTCCAAAGAAAGATAAAGAGCCCACGATAGTACACCTCACCCACATGCAAGGTAGTTCCCAACTCTAGAATCAGCAGCCCATAGTCTTACCTCATACGACTCCTCGTCACCAGCCACCATGCCCACAGTCTTAATGAAGGGGTGGCCGGGGTTGTCCACTCCGGTTTGGATGCACTGGTCCAGGGTATAGCCACTGGGTGTCATCTTGTTTCGGAGTTTGGCATAGATGGTTGGGGTGAGGCACTCGGCCATGCAGTTGTTATGTTTTCGAAGGTCAGGATAGTCTGCACTGTGGGAGGAGAGAGGCTGTGCTCAGTAGTGCCCAGGTAAGGGCTATCAAAGATTCAGTTTCTCTGTGACCTTTAACCAGGCTCTCTTGGTCCAGTGAACAGAGGGAAAATTAGAAAGAGAGGCCTACATGTCCTGGCTTGAGTAAGCCAGGCTTACGAAAAACCTGTGCTGGTGATGATTAGGGAAAAGGACATGGTTGGTCCTGCATGGTAGGAAACTTGTGATGCTACAGAAGCTAcaaagggaaaagaggaaaggaagtcgGAAAATGAATTGAAAACATGCAGGTTCCTCCTCCACTCCACCCAGTAGTGGTGATAAAATACAATGACAGTCATAGTTTGGTCTCTagggtctgtggtgtgtgtgtgtgtggaggagagggagggggagagggagagggagagggggagggagagagagagagagaaggaggaagaggagaaggaggaggaggaagagtaggaggagaaggaggaggaggaggagggggaggaggaggaggaggaggaggaggaggaggaggaggaggaaaagagaagagagagaactaCCTAAATGTTGCTCGCTTTGCTATAGAGAGAGCTTTATGACAACAGAGACCTGGCCTCTGTCTTCAGAACAGTGCCTAGCATAGACTCACGCATTTGATAAATATCTGTCAGAATAACACACAGAAGGCCACTACATTGGATGCTGTCTTATCCTGGCCATGTACTGTTTGAAGAATATGAACAGAAGAGTACCATAGACTCAAGCGCAGGTCTCTCCCTCAGTGATTCCTGGGGTGCACGGTTGCTCTGATTCCCTCAGAGACGGCAATTTTATCAGAATCTCAgagggacatcttggttgttttctctcttctaccCCAATCTACATGGAGTCCTAGGGCATCATCATACTGTTCAAACCATTAATTGCACTAGTGACTTGGACACAGTGAGGTCCTCACCTTCTGCATGCCACTCCTCCACATCCTGTCCAAAATGTCCTTTAATGATCACACTTAAAATCAATACTGTGATCACATTTCCCAGGACACAGTAGAGCAGTGAGTGAAGCATGGGTCTCATCCTAAGGGGCCTGGTTTGCATGTGGCTGCACTAAGTGCATGGATTTGGACTTAGTAATTCTAAAAGTTGCTAAAATGAATCACAACCCATGGGAAAGGACCCAACATACATGTTACCAGATAGTCTCATAACACAAGTGCTCAACGAATGCAAGCTATCACTGTTATTCCTATTTAACTAGATGGCAAGCTTCAGGCAGAAATGACGATCTATTCCTTTGTGTTTGTTAGGTAACTAGGCTTAATTAGTTTGAAAAGAACCTGATTTTTAAGTTTGACTTAGCCATTTAGAAAGGCAAAAGGGATtcccagggactggagaggtggctcagtttaGAGCACTgcctactcttccagaagacccaagttcaattcccagcactcacatggcagctcacaactgcctgtgacttctGTTCCAGGTGATTTGACaattttctggcctctgtgggcactttaTCCatatggtgcatagacataccctcaggcaaaacacccataaaatgAGATTAAgagtaaaataaagaaagaaagaaggatttTTCACTGACAGTTTTCAACAGAAGAGATCACATTCTTCTAGTTGACATTCTGAGTCCTTTTAAAGCCAGGAGGACTCACCTTGGGGGAAAGAGCTTGTGCTGTTCCCGGGCATCAGCAGATACCTTCTGCCTATTCAACAGGTAGCCCGTGGTCAGGGCACTGGTTCCCAGTGTCGTAAACAGCAGAGATGCATTTCGGCCAGTTAGCAACTTAGAGAAGGCactggccatccttcttcttggttGAGTGTCTGGAAGCAAAGAAGCCATATCAGATAGCATCATAAGACAGTTCTGAACCCAGCATGAAGAGCTCCAGGGGAGAGCACGACTGCttgttttatttatctgtttcAGACTTTCTGAATGCTCACCCCGTTTTCTCCAGTAATTATAGCGAAAAGTCAACAACagttatatatttctaaatattagaCAAACTGAGTGTACTTTGGACTTTCCAACTACACAAGCAGACTCTGAATAGGATAGATTTCTGGACTTCAAGAGGTATTGAAAATTTCTGAGGATCATTGTCCCACTTTACATACCCCATACAAACTTGTGTCATAGCTCAAAGTAACATGCAAACGCATTTGGGTTATCTTAAGAGTGATTGTCCTTCTGACTTGAAAGGTTGAGGTGCCAGCAGTATGTGTAGGGTGGCGGGACTCCTGAAAGGGGGTCAAGTGGTTCAACCTTAACAAAAATTCATCCCTTGGCTCCTAGCAGAAGCAGACTCAAAATCTTTCTTAAAAATATCATATTTGGTTTAGGTTTTGGATTCTTGCAGATTAAGATTAAACAAACTCCCAACCAACGATTACCAATCATACAAAAAGGTATAAATAGGAAGACAAAAGAGAATAACAACAGACTTAGGCCTTCTATGACTGAAGATTGTGGGACTGCCAGACAAGAGCATAGACTGGCTCTAGATAGATGTTTAAGTAACAAAGCTTTTATAATTATTACATTATTGAAAACTTATTATGAGAGTTATACTTATGACCAAGCACCAAGAGACTATTAGGAATGGCCAAGATATCCAAGCATGTTGGTCCATACATATCTATACACTTAGGAGCATTGCTCTGTGTTTGAATAGTGAATTTTAGGCTATCCGGAACAATGTGGTGAAATCCCGTCTAAACAAATAAACCaagagtaagaaagaaaaaaaacttgaaagagaataaaattataaaatcaaactGTTGGATACAGCACAGTTGAACaaagaaggaaaatctgagaCCTAGGCTAGAGAATATGACTGACAATTACAATGGGAAAGTTAGATACAAACCGGAATGAAGTcacaggaagagacaagaggaaagagaggggatgTCTCAAGGAAATGGCTAAGCACCATCCAAGATGGATAAAGCGCATGACACATAGTATAATACAATAAAACACCCAAGAAAAGGATCCCTAAGCAAATGCTTCTGATCAGACGCAAAGATActagaagcagaaagaagacagTTCAGTTACGAGGAAATTGTAAATATCAGTTAATTTTGTAGTAATGCACCCAGGAAATAATTTGTTTAGAGATGAAGAAGCAATGAACTTATTTCAtgtgagaatgaaaaaaaaagtacagataaataacaaatcaaTAACAAAGGACCTACTAAAAAATCTTCAAGAAAGAACATGCCAGTGAAGGGAAGGCTGACATGCGGGTAAAGAAGAAAACGTAGATAGATGTCAACCTGCTCTTATATGATTCTCAACAAAC carries:
- the Ckmt2 gene encoding creatine kinase S-type, mitochondrial isoform X1, which gives rise to MASAFSKLLTGRNASLLFTTLGTSALTTGYLLNRQKVSADAREQHKLFPPSADYPDLRKHNNCMAECLTPTIYAKLRNKMTPSGYTLDQCIQTGVDNPGHPFIKTVGMVAGDEESYEVFADLFDPVIKLRHNGYDPRVMKHPTDLDASKITHGQFDERYVLSSRVRTGRSIRGLSLPPACSRAERREVENVAITALEGLKGDLAGRYYKLSEMTEQDQQRLIDDHFLFDKPVSPLLTCAGMARDWPDARGIWHNYDKTFLIWINEEDHTRVISMEKGGNMKRVFERFCRGLKEVERLIQERGWEFMWNERLGYILTCPSNLGTGLRAGVHVRIPKLSKDPRFSKILENLRLQKRGTGGVDTAAVADVYDISNIDRIGRSEVELVQIVIDGVNYLVDCEKKLERGQDIKVPPPLPQFGRK